A single Bifidobacterium scardovii JCM 12489 = DSM 13734 DNA region contains:
- a CDS encoding elongation factor G, with translation MKQIVAGILAHVDAGKTTLSEALLYRTGRIRKLGRVDHGDAFLDTDAMERARGITIFAEPAIIQTGDLAVTLLDTPGHVDFAAETERTLRVLDYAVLVVSGADGVQGHTATLWRLLARYRVPTFIFVNKMDAPGADRAALLSQLRGRFGDGCIDFEGGNDPGVMEDLAMQDERATDALLGEGRVPDGDIRRMIAERKVFPCFFGSALRMEGIDEFLAGFGRYVREPAYGDGFGARVYKVSHDAQGNRLTWLKVTGGELRAKMTLTNAGADEDAGGRGQENGLPAGGLADSLVDPERIWREKADQVRLYSGAKFTVSDRAPAGSICAVTGLTRTFPGEGLGLESDAGSPVLQPVLTYTLLPGGNDVHKCLMALRELDDEDPLLHVVWQERLQEIHVQLMGAVQLEIVRQMMHDRFGLDVEFGPGGILYKETITHPVEGVGHFEPLRHYAEAHVLLEPGDPGSGLTFASSCSENELARNWQRLILTHFAEKEHLGVLIGAPINDMRLTLVAGRAHEKHTEGGDFRQATYRAIRQGLMMALVEGDVESRFGGRDEDDAAEQIAEERGARKRDDADAGDAGADAPEAARAAAEHPGWCRVLEPWYRFRLEIPQDMLGRAMSDVQRMAGRFDPPLSDGEYAVLEGDCPVSEMRDYAMDVNAYTHGLGRLSCTFGGYRPCHDEAGVIERAAYDPEADLDNTPDSVFCAHGAGYPVKWYRVPDFMHLGYASDVM, from the coding sequence ATGAAGCAGATCGTCGCGGGCATTCTGGCGCATGTGGACGCGGGCAAGACCACGTTGTCGGAGGCGCTGCTCTATCGCACCGGGCGGATCCGCAAGCTCGGCCGTGTCGATCACGGCGACGCCTTCCTCGACACCGACGCGATGGAGCGCGCCCGCGGCATCACGATCTTCGCCGAACCGGCCATCATTCAGACCGGCGATCTGGCCGTCACCCTGCTCGATACCCCGGGGCACGTCGATTTCGCGGCCGAGACCGAGCGCACGTTGCGCGTGCTCGACTACGCGGTCCTCGTCGTGTCGGGCGCCGACGGCGTGCAGGGCCATACCGCCACGCTGTGGCGGCTGCTGGCGCGCTACCGGGTGCCGACCTTCATCTTCGTGAACAAGATGGACGCGCCCGGCGCCGATCGCGCGGCGCTGCTCTCGCAGCTGCGCGGCCGGTTCGGCGACGGCTGCATCGACTTCGAGGGAGGAAACGACCCCGGGGTCATGGAGGATCTCGCCATGCAGGACGAGCGCGCGACGGATGCCCTGCTGGGGGAGGGCCGCGTGCCCGACGGCGATATCCGGCGCATGATCGCCGAGCGCAAGGTGTTCCCCTGCTTTTTCGGCTCGGCGCTGCGCATGGAGGGCATCGACGAGTTCCTCGCCGGATTCGGGCGCTACGTGCGCGAGCCGGCATACGGCGACGGGTTCGGCGCGCGGGTGTACAAGGTATCGCACGATGCGCAGGGCAACCGGCTGACTTGGCTGAAGGTTACCGGCGGCGAGCTGCGCGCGAAGATGACGCTGACGAACGCCGGGGCCGATGAGGACGCCGGCGGCCGGGGCCAGGAGAACGGGCTGCCGGCCGGCGGCTTGGCCGACAGCTTGGTCGACCCCGAACGGATATGGCGGGAGAAGGCCGATCAGGTACGCCTGTATTCGGGCGCGAAGTTCACGGTCTCCGATCGCGCCCCGGCCGGTTCCATCTGCGCGGTGACCGGCCTGACGCGCACCTTCCCCGGCGAGGGGCTTGGCCTGGAGTCCGATGCCGGCAGCCCGGTGCTGCAGCCGGTGCTCACCTATACGCTGCTGCCCGGCGGCAACGACGTCCACAAGTGCCTGATGGCGTTGCGCGAGCTGGACGACGAGGACCCGCTGCTGCACGTCGTGTGGCAGGAGCGGTTGCAGGAGATCCATGTGCAGCTGATGGGCGCGGTGCAGCTGGAGATCGTCCGGCAGATGATGCACGACCGGTTCGGGCTCGACGTGGAATTCGGCCCTGGCGGCATCCTGTACAAGGAGACGATCACGCACCCGGTCGAGGGCGTTGGCCACTTCGAGCCGCTGAGGCACTATGCCGAGGCTCATGTGCTGCTCGAGCCGGGCGATCCGGGCAGCGGGCTGACCTTCGCCAGCTCATGCAGCGAGAACGAGCTGGCGCGCAACTGGCAGCGCCTGATCCTTACGCATTTCGCGGAAAAGGAGCATCTCGGGGTGCTGATCGGCGCGCCGATCAACGATATGCGGCTGACGCTGGTGGCCGGGCGCGCGCACGAGAAGCACACGGAAGGCGGCGATTTCCGCCAGGCGACCTATCGCGCGATCCGCCAGGGCCTCATGATGGCGCTGGTCGAGGGCGACGTCGAGTCGCGGTTCGGCGGGCGCGACGAGGATGACGCCGCGGAACAGATCGCGGAGGAGCGCGGCGCGCGGAAGCGCGACGATGCGGATGCCGGCGATGCCGGGGCGGATGCGCCCGAGGCCGCTCGCGCCGCGGCGGAGCACCCCGGCTGGTGCCGCGTGCTCGAGCCGTGGTACCGGTTCCGTCTTGAGATTCCGCAGGACATGCTCGGCCGTGCCATGTCTGACGTGCAGCGCATGGCCGGGCGGTTCGACCCGCCGCTCTCGGACGGGGAGTACGCGGTGCTGGAGGGCGATTGCCCGGTCTCCGAGATGCGCGACTACGCGATGGATGTGAACGCCTACACGCATGGGCTCGGGCGGCTCTCCTGCACTTTCGGCGGGTACCGGCCTTGCCACGACGAGGCCGGGGTCATCGAGCGGGCCGCCTACGACCCGGAAGCGGACCTCGACAATACGCCCGATTCGGTGTTCTGCGCGCACGGCGCCGGCTACCCGGTCAAGTGGTATCGCGTGCCGGACTTCATGCACCTCGGCTACGCGAGCGACGTGATGTAG